Proteins encoded by one window of Achromobacter pestifer:
- a CDS encoding zincin-like metallopeptidase domain-containing protein, with translation MPINQAEAQAVTLAFVRDYPGALELAYRFRDNTGELYGHRAAEVPADLKGGYVPKETIHNGRAYRGRVDVPLANMDDAADLVLTLRHEVLGHYGANTFKPAEKRALLDGLIAAREEPSLKPRWEDINRRYAGASMDVRAEEVWALHCESIAPGQHAGQAQVLERGQQSFMETCIARVRPMQVADLHNIVCMVADGLHDRSRTQQTFPQINELFRRDEAMEPKKPFHEVVAEKLIEQLKAGTAPWQRPWEPGEPNAYLPMNPTTGKRYKGINAIHLMAQGRSDGRWMTYKQAAAVGAQVRKGEKGTPVQYWKFSEEQNKVDESGRPVLNAKGEPVKETVQLERPRVFFATVFNAEQIDGLPPIQKKEQTWSAVERAEHILKASGASITHAPGDRAFYRPATDSIHLPDRGQFPTADNYYATALHELGHWTGHPSRLDRDLAHPFGSEGYAKEELRAEIASMIVGDELGIGHDPGQHAAYVGSWIKALQDEPLEVFRAAADAEKIHDYVLAFEQKQVQEQEQAQVQQPEQHYSDLTLQALVEKHGWEVAYSGLQEPGRVDSVHRTFEGVGPLGTMTTPNGERRLSAGYHDDAERRRYVTLKLGDQVIGDADGRDQKPEEIARQINAKAEQYADERRVKNGLEPIYSIASQQAEAQQLNDELREHGQEIVSHLDAQSRWADGERIFAFHEQDEQPHQVRSLAELESYAPDQLLALPALAQEQEAKPLSVAERTAEQHEAMKAADDAFQRELVRAYGENNAGDARYKTQHDDEAVQKAGDAFVAASNAWREAVRDARQTVASQEATMQVPQQTDQAEAWMLKHVELGTVGRALEGATLEQIDRALDVLDRMQPMNTQNEFWTRHELPYDLEPLEAKINDAIDHLVEERRPDAVVAATRLDLATGNTNSRERDRQAFHLAADDALGFPLPHDWTGEVRVVGVVERDGETRAADLATETPEAYHLYARKGEAQFGEDAFAYLTATRTLGEADELADRLALIDANSQTDEYEKATRLARVQEDRVRRDPNSTDEDISAAKEARKALEAKAFVAAEEAKNSQRVDDERGDSVEHQAPQEQRVAAADQQPAQASQATERQYISVPFKEKDEAKQLGARWDRKEQSWYVPAGVDAAPFAKWSQGAATPAVEAKPTQQAPEAQDGGQKAAQAVQQARQYLAVPYEQRNAAKAAGALWDKAAKSWYAGPRADMAKLEQWKPENVQAQQGPAMTPREEFAEAMRSAGLFTGSNAQGDHPIMDGKRHRVPVEGGKKGTLDGFYVGHLDGHPAGRIINNKTGTDITWKSKGYALSDQEKAKLQAEAAEKLAQRAAEQDKLQEATAQRVGRQMPDLVPVEQPTPYLQAKGIEAHAGVFTDREGQKTYIPAFDVDGKQWTMQYIQEDGTKRFAKDSKKEGCFHPVGGMDALAAAPALVIAEGYATAASLAEGLGHATVAAFDSGNLPHVARALREKFPDKPIVIAGDDDKAQEIERGHNPGRAKAEEAAKAVGGKAIFPIFAPGEQQANPKGFTDFNDLANKSELGRDGLKRQVGAAVGQVLIEEGRRQQQEQRQERAEKQQQQPERPRRAARIG, from the coding sequence ATGCCGATCAACCAGGCCGAGGCGCAAGCCGTCACCCTGGCGTTCGTCCGAGACTATCCCGGCGCGCTGGAGCTGGCCTATCGGTTCCGCGACAACACCGGCGAGCTGTACGGCCACCGGGCAGCAGAAGTCCCGGCAGACCTCAAGGGCGGCTATGTCCCGAAGGAGACGATCCACAACGGCCGGGCCTACCGTGGCCGCGTGGACGTGCCCCTGGCGAACATGGACGACGCCGCCGACCTGGTGCTGACGCTGCGGCATGAAGTGCTGGGCCACTACGGGGCCAACACCTTCAAGCCGGCCGAGAAACGCGCCCTGCTGGACGGCCTGATCGCCGCCCGCGAGGAACCGAGCCTGAAACCACGCTGGGAGGACATCAACCGCCGCTATGCCGGCGCTTCGATGGACGTGCGCGCGGAAGAGGTTTGGGCGCTGCATTGCGAAAGCATCGCGCCCGGCCAGCACGCGGGCCAGGCCCAGGTGCTGGAGCGCGGCCAGCAGTCATTCATGGAAACCTGCATCGCCCGCGTGCGGCCCATGCAAGTCGCCGACCTGCACAACATCGTGTGCATGGTCGCGGATGGCCTTCACGACCGTTCCAGGACGCAGCAGACCTTTCCGCAGATCAACGAACTATTCCGAAGGGATGAAGCAATGGAACCCAAGAAGCCATTTCATGAAGTCGTTGCCGAAAAACTGATCGAGCAGCTCAAGGCAGGCACCGCGCCGTGGCAACGGCCGTGGGAGCCTGGCGAGCCGAACGCCTACCTGCCGATGAACCCGACCACCGGCAAGCGGTACAAGGGCATCAACGCCATTCACTTGATGGCCCAGGGCCGCAGCGATGGCCGTTGGATGACCTACAAGCAGGCCGCCGCCGTGGGCGCGCAGGTTCGCAAGGGCGAGAAGGGAACGCCTGTCCAATACTGGAAGTTCAGCGAGGAACAGAACAAGGTCGATGAGAGCGGCCGGCCCGTTCTCAACGCGAAGGGCGAGCCGGTCAAGGAAACCGTGCAGCTCGAACGCCCGCGCGTGTTCTTCGCCACGGTGTTCAACGCCGAGCAGATCGACGGCCTGCCGCCGATCCAGAAGAAGGAACAGACCTGGAGCGCCGTCGAGCGCGCCGAGCACATCCTGAAAGCGTCCGGTGCGTCGATCACGCACGCGCCTGGTGATCGCGCGTTCTACCGGCCCGCGACCGACAGCATCCACCTTCCCGACCGGGGCCAGTTCCCCACCGCCGACAACTACTACGCGACCGCCCTGCATGAGCTGGGCCACTGGACGGGCCACCCGTCCCGCCTTGACCGCGACCTGGCCCATCCCTTCGGTTCCGAGGGGTACGCCAAGGAAGAGCTGCGCGCCGAGATCGCTTCCATGATCGTCGGCGACGAGCTGGGCATCGGCCACGATCCGGGCCAGCACGCCGCCTATGTCGGTTCCTGGATCAAGGCCCTGCAAGACGAGCCGCTGGAAGTGTTCCGCGCCGCTGCCGACGCCGAGAAGATTCACGACTACGTGCTGGCCTTCGAGCAGAAGCAGGTTCAGGAACAAGAGCAGGCCCAGGTGCAGCAGCCCGAGCAGCACTACTCCGATTTGACGCTCCAGGCCCTGGTCGAAAAACACGGCTGGGAGGTTGCCTACAGCGGCTTGCAAGAGCCTGGCCGTGTGGATTCCGTCCATCGCACCTTTGAAGGTGTCGGGCCGCTGGGCACCATGACCACCCCGAACGGCGAGCGGCGCTTGTCGGCCGGCTACCACGACGACGCCGAGCGCCGGCGCTACGTCACGTTGAAGCTGGGCGACCAGGTGATCGGCGATGCCGATGGCCGCGACCAGAAGCCGGAAGAGATCGCCCGCCAGATCAACGCCAAGGCCGAGCAGTACGCCGACGAGCGGCGCGTCAAGAACGGCCTGGAGCCGATCTACAGCATCGCCTCGCAGCAGGCCGAGGCCCAGCAGCTCAATGATGAGCTGCGCGAGCACGGCCAGGAGATCGTTTCTCACCTGGACGCGCAATCGCGGTGGGCGGATGGCGAGCGCATCTTTGCCTTCCACGAACAAGACGAACAACCGCACCAGGTCAGAAGCCTGGCCGAGCTGGAGAGCTACGCGCCCGATCAACTGCTGGCCCTGCCGGCGCTGGCCCAGGAGCAAGAGGCAAAGCCCTTGTCCGTGGCCGAACGCACGGCCGAGCAGCACGAGGCCATGAAGGCTGCCGACGATGCTTTCCAGCGCGAGCTGGTGCGCGCCTATGGCGAGAACAACGCCGGCGATGCCCGCTACAAGACCCAGCACGACGATGAGGCCGTGCAGAAGGCCGGCGATGCCTTCGTGGCCGCGTCGAACGCCTGGCGTGAGGCCGTGCGCGATGCCCGTCAAACCGTTGCGAGTCAGGAGGCCACGATGCAAGTACCCCAGCAGACCGACCAGGCCGAAGCCTGGATGTTGAAGCACGTCGAGCTGGGCACGGTGGGCCGTGCGCTCGAAGGCGCGACCCTGGAGCAGATCGACCGCGCCCTGGACGTGCTGGATCGCATGCAGCCGATGAACACGCAAAACGAGTTCTGGACGCGGCACGAGCTGCCCTACGACCTGGAGCCGCTGGAAGCGAAGATCAACGACGCAATAGATCACCTGGTCGAAGAGCGCCGGCCGGATGCCGTAGTCGCTGCAACGCGGCTTGACCTGGCAACCGGCAACACCAATTCACGCGAGCGCGACCGCCAAGCCTTCCACCTGGCGGCCGACGATGCGCTGGGCTTCCCCCTGCCCCACGACTGGACGGGTGAAGTGCGGGTTGTCGGCGTGGTCGAGCGTGACGGCGAGACGCGGGCCGCCGACCTGGCCACGGAGACGCCGGAGGCGTACCACCTGTACGCCCGGAAGGGCGAAGCGCAGTTCGGCGAGGATGCCTTTGCCTACCTCACCGCCACCCGCACGCTGGGCGAGGCCGACGAGCTGGCCGACCGCCTGGCGCTGATCGACGCCAATTCGCAGACGGACGAGTACGAGAAGGCGACCCGGCTTGCCCGCGTGCAAGAGGATCGCGTCCGCCGCGACCCGAACAGCACCGACGAGGACATTTCAGCGGCTAAAGAAGCCCGGAAGGCGCTGGAGGCCAAAGCGTTCGTCGCGGCCGAGGAAGCCAAGAACTCCCAGCGGGTCGATGACGAGCGCGGCGACTCCGTGGAGCACCAGGCACCGCAGGAACAGCGCGTGGCTGCGGCCGACCAGCAGCCGGCCCAGGCCAGCCAGGCAACCGAACGGCAGTACATCAGCGTGCCGTTCAAAGAGAAGGACGAGGCCAAGCAGCTCGGAGCGCGCTGGGATCGCAAGGAACAGTCCTGGTACGTGCCGGCGGGAGTGGATGCGGCCCCCTTCGCCAAATGGTCGCAGGGAGCCGCTACGCCGGCCGTAGAGGCCAAGCCGACCCAGCAGGCACCCGAGGCCCAGGACGGCGGCCAGAAGGCCGCACAGGCCGTCCAGCAGGCCCGGCAGTACCTTGCCGTGCCCTACGAGCAGCGCAACGCCGCCAAGGCCGCCGGCGCGCTTTGGGACAAGGCCGCGAAGTCCTGGTATGCCGGCCCTCGCGCCGACATGGCGAAGCTGGAACAGTGGAAGCCCGAGAACGTGCAGGCCCAGCAGGGGCCAGCGATGACGCCAAGGGAAGAGTTCGCCGAGGCCATGCGCAGCGCCGGCCTGTTCACCGGCAGCAACGCCCAGGGCGATCACCCGATCATGGACGGCAAGCGGCATCGCGTGCCGGTCGAGGGCGGCAAGAAGGGCACGCTCGATGGCTTCTATGTCGGCCACCTGGACGGCCACCCGGCCGGCCGGATCATCAACAACAAGACCGGCACGGACATTACCTGGAAGAGCAAGGGCTACGCCTTGAGCGACCAGGAGAAGGCCAAGCTCCAGGCCGAGGCGGCCGAGAAGCTGGCCCAGCGTGCCGCCGAGCAAGACAAGCTCCAGGAAGCCACCGCGCAGCGCGTCGGCCGCCAGATGCCCGACCTGGTGCCGGTCGAGCAGCCGACGCCCTACCTGCAAGCCAAGGGCATCGAGGCCCACGCCGGCGTGTTCACCGACCGCGAGGGCCAGAAAACCTACATCCCCGCCTTCGACGTGGACGGCAAGCAGTGGACGATGCAGTACATCCAGGAGGACGGCACCAAGCGGTTCGCCAAGGACAGCAAGAAGGAAGGATGCTTCCACCCGGTCGGCGGCATGGATGCGCTGGCCGCAGCGCCGGCGCTGGTGATCGCCGAGGGCTATGCCACGGCCGCGAGCCTGGCCGAAGGGCTGGGGCATGCCACCGTGGCCGCGTTCGACTCGGGCAACCTGCCGCACGTGGCCCGCGCCCTGCGCGAGAAGTTCCCCGACAAGCCCATCGTGATCGCCGGCGACGACGACAAGGCCCAGGAGATCGAGCGCGGCCACAACCCCGGCCGCGCCAAGGCCGAGGAAGCCGCGAAGGCCGTAGGCGGCAAGGCCATCTTCCCGATCTTCGCGCCGGGCGAGCAGCAGGCGAACCCCAAGGGCTTCACCGACTTCAACGACCTGGCGAACAAGAGCGAGCTGGGCCGCGACGGCCTCAAGCGCCAGGTCGGCGCAGCCGTGGGCCAGGTGCTGATCGAGGAAGGCCGCCGACAGCAGCAGGAGCAGCGCCAGGAGCGTGCGGAGAAGCAACAGCAGCAGCCGGAACGCCCGCGCCGCGCGGCACGCATCGGCTAA